The DNA window TCTCGATCCGGACGAACTCCTCGCCGCCCCGGAGGTGAGTCGATGAGGGACCCCGACGAGGCGACGGACGGGCCGACCGATCCCCGCGTCCACCCCGAGGAGAGCCCGGGGTTTGGCGAGGAGCCGGACGGGCTCGAGGACATCGAGGTGGACCGCGACGTCACCATCGGCGAGGCGTCACAGCGGGAGCTCCAGGCGACGGACACCGCGCCGCTCCGCGGGACCGAGGCCGGAGAGAAGGTCGCGACCCTCGCGGAGGGCGATCCGGTCGAGCGCCGCCGGGCGGCGCTGGCGCTCGGCGAGGAGCGCCGGAGCGACGCCGTCGTCGCCGCGCTCGTCGAACGCGGTCTCTCCGACGAGGACGCCGACGTGCGCCAGTTCGCGGTCGAGGCGCTCGGCCAGCTCGGCGGGGAGCGGGCGGGCGCGGCCGCGACCGAGGCGCTCGCGGACGAGAACCCCTGGGTCCGCGCCGAGGCCGTCGTCGCGCTCGACCGCATCGACCGGACCGCCCACGCCGAGGCCATCGAGGCCGCCCTCGACGACGGCCACCACGCCGTCGTCCGGAACGCGATGGTGTCGCTGTTCAAGCTCCGCGGCGAGGCCCTGCTCCCCGTCCTGCTCGAGGCGTCCCGCGACGACAGCGAGCGGCTCCGGGAGTGGGCCGTCCACCTGCTCGCGGGCGTCGACGACGAGCGCGCGACGGAGCGGCTCGAAGCGGTCGCCGGCGACGAGTCGGAGCCGCGCGTCGTCCGCAGCACCGCGGCGCGGGCGCTCGACGCCGATCCCGGGAAGTTCCGGCGACAGTTCAGCGGCGGCACCGAGGACGACAGCGCCGCGCTCCCGGGCGAGAGCACGCTCAACCGACGGCCCGACCTGTGAATCACCCGCACACCGACCCCCACACCGACTCCAGCACCCGAGGCGATCCCAATGACTGACTCGACCATCGACGACCCGGCGGCGGACGAATCGACCCCCGAGAACCGACAGGAGGCCCGGGAGGGACCGGAGACCGA is part of the Halorubrum aethiopicum genome and encodes:
- a CDS encoding HEAT repeat domain-containing protein, whose protein sequence is MRDPDEATDGPTDPRVHPEESPGFGEEPDGLEDIEVDRDVTIGEASQRELQATDTAPLRGTEAGEKVATLAEGDPVERRRAALALGEERRSDAVVAALVERGLSDEDADVRQFAVEALGQLGGERAGAAATEALADENPWVRAEAVVALDRIDRTAHAEAIEAALDDGHHAVVRNAMVSLFKLRGEALLPVLLEASRDDSERLREWAVHLLAGVDDERATERLEAVAGDESEPRVVRSTAARALDADPGKFRRQFSGGTEDDSAALPGESTLNRRPDL